The following proteins are encoded in a genomic region of Liolophura sinensis isolate JHLJ2023 chromosome 7, CUHK_Ljap_v2, whole genome shotgun sequence:
- the LOC135471597 gene encoding uncharacterized protein C8orf74 homolog isoform X1: protein MATSITAEEARHVASLPKERGKPLLSSYLHWEPYSDSSMTRESIHLDFLYDSIMFASEKGFPWGQVSQVMSTAEELLTGTKGKTLVEAVKLYQEQSIHLIERLGERNFQIYTEFVFSTFMTHFKLFQFVFNVNREELIPKVSRTVACPPSPVALREAKLDYIWEYEQEYNSIESKEKEKCEKWTKEQKKVAKQSAQSLASVREKLQTVESPLTKESVAEIIKDILGTSALATTERIKTSISQTMEDLELKLERTLIPRPQAMGPPPRFNQSALPQLPEAIRPAPVTCTKAPKPEKGRPKSRESTRSNKSTKSGQS, encoded by the exons ATGGCGACGTCAATAACAGCGGAGGAAGCGCGTCACGTTGCTTCCTTGCCG AAAGAAAGAGGCAAGCCATTGCTGTCATCCTATCTTCACTGGGAACCTTATAGTGACTCCAGTATGACCAGAGAATCCATCCATTTGGATTTCCTCTACGACAGCATCATGTTTGCTTCTGAAAAGGGGTTCCCATGGGGTCAGGTGTCCCAGGTCATGTCAACAGCAGAAGAGTTACTTACTGGTACAAAAG ggaAGACTTTGGTGGAAGCTGTGAAACTGTATCAAGAACAATCCATACACTTGATTGAAAGGCTTGGAGAGAGGAATTTTCAGATTTACACCGAGTTTGTGTTTTCCACATTTATGACCCACTTCAAACTGTTTCAATTTGTGTTCAACGTAAACCGTGAAGAGTTGATTCCAAAAGTCTCCAGGACAGTTGCTTGTCCGCCAAGCCCTGTGGCCCTCAGGGAGGCCAAACTTGACTATATATGGGAATATGAGCAGGAATATAACAGTATCGAATCTAAAGAAAAGGAGAAGTGTGAGAAATGGACCAAAGAACAGAAGAAAGTGGCAAAACAGTCTGCACAGTCATTGGCCTCAGTTAGGGAAAAACTTCAAACTGTGGAGTCGCCACTCACAAAAGAG TCTGTCGCTGAAATCATCAAGGACATTCTCGGAACTTCAGCCTTAGCAACAACCGAGAGGATAAAGACCTCAATTTCACAGACGATGGAAGACCTTGAGTTAAAGTTGGAGAGAACACTTATTCCTCGCCCCCAGGCTATGG GGCCTCCTCCCAGGTTCAACCAAAGTGCGCTACCTCAACTGCCAGAAGCTATCCGCCCTGCTCCTGTTACATGCACAAAGGCACCCAAGCCAGAGAAAGGAAGACCGAAATCGAGGGAATCTACGCGTTCAAATAAGTCAACGAAATCTGGACAATCTTGA
- the LOC135471597 gene encoding uncharacterized protein C8orf74 homolog isoform X2 produces MTRESIHLDFLYDSIMFASEKGFPWGQVSQVMSTAEELLTGTKGKTLVEAVKLYQEQSIHLIERLGERNFQIYTEFVFSTFMTHFKLFQFVFNVNREELIPKVSRTVACPPSPVALREAKLDYIWEYEQEYNSIESKEKEKCEKWTKEQKKVAKQSAQSLASVREKLQTVESPLTKESVAEIIKDILGTSALATTERIKTSISQTMEDLELKLERTLIPRPQAMGPPPRFNQSALPQLPEAIRPAPVTCTKAPKPEKGRPKSRESTRSNKSTKSGQS; encoded by the exons ATGACCAGAGAATCCATCCATTTGGATTTCCTCTACGACAGCATCATGTTTGCTTCTGAAAAGGGGTTCCCATGGGGTCAGGTGTCCCAGGTCATGTCAACAGCAGAAGAGTTACTTACTGGTACAAAAG ggaAGACTTTGGTGGAAGCTGTGAAACTGTATCAAGAACAATCCATACACTTGATTGAAAGGCTTGGAGAGAGGAATTTTCAGATTTACACCGAGTTTGTGTTTTCCACATTTATGACCCACTTCAAACTGTTTCAATTTGTGTTCAACGTAAACCGTGAAGAGTTGATTCCAAAAGTCTCCAGGACAGTTGCTTGTCCGCCAAGCCCTGTGGCCCTCAGGGAGGCCAAACTTGACTATATATGGGAATATGAGCAGGAATATAACAGTATCGAATCTAAAGAAAAGGAGAAGTGTGAGAAATGGACCAAAGAACAGAAGAAAGTGGCAAAACAGTCTGCACAGTCATTGGCCTCAGTTAGGGAAAAACTTCAAACTGTGGAGTCGCCACTCACAAAAGAG TCTGTCGCTGAAATCATCAAGGACATTCTCGGAACTTCAGCCTTAGCAACAACCGAGAGGATAAAGACCTCAATTTCACAGACGATGGAAGACCTTGAGTTAAAGTTGGAGAGAACACTTATTCCTCGCCCCCAGGCTATGG GGCCTCCTCCCAGGTTCAACCAAAGTGCGCTACCTCAACTGCCAGAAGCTATCCGCCCTGCTCCTGTTACATGCACAAAGGCACCCAAGCCAGAGAAAGGAAGACCGAAATCGAGGGAATCTACGCGTTCAAATAAGTCAACGAAATCTGGACAATCTTGA
- the LOC135470567 gene encoding eukaryotic translation initiation factor 3 subunit I-like, producing the protein MKPILLHGHERAITQIKYNREGDLIFSAAKDPQPNVWFSLNGERLGTFRGHTGAVWCLDVNWDTTRVLTGAADNTLKIWDCETGKTLVSLNSQTAVRTCGWSYSGRMCMYTTDQTMGLPCEIHIFDASDPSQMSSNNPAMMIPISGQMSKVTSAIWGPYEEYIVTGHEDGDLCQFDVKTGKLLNSVREHKQINDIQTTSDYSMVITASKDTSAKLFDMATLKHMKTYKTDRPVNSAAVSPIRDHVVVGGGQEAMDVTTTSTRIGKFDAKFYHLVFEEEFGRVKGHFGPINSVAFHPDGKSYSSGGEDGYVRVHYFDPSYFDFEVEY; encoded by the exons aaacctATTCTACTCCATGGCCACGAGAGAGCCATAACACAGATTAAATACAACAGAGAAGGTGATCTCATATTCTCAGCAGCAAAAGACCCACAACCAAATGTATGGTTTTCCCTGAATGGAGAAAGACTAGGAACATTTCGAGGCCACACAGGGGCAGTTTGGTGTTTAGATGTAAACT GGGACACAACTCGTGTTCTGACTGGGGCAGCTGATAATACACTGAAGATATGGGATTGTGAGACAG GCAAAACACTGGTCAGTTTGAACTCACAGACAGCTGTCCGAACATGTGGCTGGTCATACAGTGGAAggatgtgtatgtacacaacaGATCAAACCATGGGTCTGCCCTGtgaaatacacatatttgaTGCTTCAGACCCTTCACAAATGA GTTCAAACAACCCTGCAATGATGATTCCAATCTCTGGGCAGATGAGCAAAGTCACATCAGCTATTTGGGGCCCATACGAAGAATACATTGTCACAGGCCATGAAGATGGAGATTTATGTCAATTTGACGTCAAG ACTGGAAAATTATTAAATTCTGTCAGAGAGCACAAGCAGATAAATGACATACAAACTACAAGTGATTACTCCATGGTCATAACAGCATCAAAAGATACATCTGCTAAG ttatttgacATGGCAACATTGAAACACATGAAGACCTACAAGACTGACAGACCGGTTAATTCAGCTGCTGTTTCACCAATCAGagatcat GTTGTGGTGGGAGGAGGACAGGAAGCCATGGATGTGACGACGACATCAACAAGGATAGGAAAATTTGACGCCAAATTTTACCACCTAGTGTTTGAGGAAGAATTTGGGAGGGTAAAAGGACATTTTGGGCCAATTAACAGCGTAGCTTTTCACCCAGATGGAAAAAG CTACAGCAGCGGCGGTGAAGACGGTTATGTCCGAGTACATTATTTTGACCCTTCTTATTTCGACTTCGAGGTGGAATACTGA